The segment ACAGGGTCGCCCGGCCGGGGCGCGGAAACGTTGCGCCGTCGCTGCGTACGCCGCGGGAATCCCAAGGGACCACCGCGCACACGGCCCGCGATCCGCCGAGGCACCGCAGCGCTTCCACCCTGAATCGAAACCCGCGAATCGCGGGCCAGACGCGTCTCCATTGGTCGCGTTCGAGGCGTGTCCTGTCGGTCACGATCGCGGCGTACGTGCCGAACGCCGCCACATCGCTGGCGAACATCGGGCGCGCCGCCTCGAAGTCTGCGGCCCGGACGTGCGCCTCGAACGTCCGCAGCCACACTTTCACCGCCGCCACGGTGGGAGCCGACACGCGCATGCAATTGGGTTCGCTGCAGGACGACCCGCGTCCCGCTGAGGCCCGCGCGCGGATTGCGCGGGTGGGATCGAGAACGAGATCCGGTCGTTTTGAGGGCGGGCCGGGATCGAAGGGGCGAAGCAGGAGGCGGCGGAGCGGGCGATCCGGCAGAAGTTCGGCTGGCCGTGCAGGGTCGCCGGTTCGTCCGATGGCTCGGCGCCGCGCGGACATTGAAGAAGACAGGCGCTCGCCGGAGGGAGAGAGCCGGCCGCGGCGTCGTGTGGCGTGTGATCGGGTCAGAACCGCCACGGATGTCATCCTTCCCATCGCGTCTAGCTCCGCTTCGAGTTCGTGCACCGTGCACAGCGGTCAAGGGAGGACGCGCTGTGCGCGCGTCCGTGTCGGCTTTCCCGGGAACCGTCGCGTCAACTCGCGGCCGCGAGTCGATGTTCGATTGCTGCGGGGACGGCGCGCCGGGATCGACGCCGGGGGATCGCCGTGCGGCCAGACGGGGACGTGCGACCGGAGGCAGCCTGATCGCATGCCGGGTCCCAGCAGATGCCGAACACCTATGCGCCCCGATCCAACGGGGAGGAGTCGTGAGAAGCAGCGCGAAGGCGAGGGGAATCGTTATTCGGGGGCGGGGGCCGGTGGGTTCGTTCCCTTGTATTCCGGCCAGCACGTCCGCCCTACAAAGGGAGGGATCCCTCAATGGCGGAAGAAGGGAAGCCGGTTCTTGCCGTAGCTGATCCTGCGCCGCTCGGTCTAGGTGGATTCGCTCTCACGACGTTCGTCCTCAGTGCGCACAATGCGGGATGGGCTCCGGATATTGTGTGGATCGGCCTCGCGCTCTTCTACGGGGGAGCCGCCCAGTTTCTGGCAGGGATGTGGGAGTTCAAGAACAAGAACACGTTCGGCGCCACCGCGTTCTCGACGTACGGCGCCTTCTGGTTCAGCCTGGCCACGTTCATCCTGCTGCAGCTCTTCGGGAAGGGCGTACCGGACAACCAGCTGCTTCCGGCGCTGGGGTGGTTCCTGCTCTCGTTTGCCATCTTCAATACGTACATGATGCTCTGGAGCACCCGCGCCAACGTGGCCGTCTTCCTGGTGTTCCTGACCCTGGAGGTCACCGAAATCCTGCTCTTCATCGGATTCTTCTCAGGTTCTGTCAGCTTCATCCGGCTCGGCGGCTATGTCGGCATCATCACGGCTCTCGTCGCCTGGTACACGTCCGCGGCGGGCGTGGTCAACAGCATGTCGCCGACGCCAGTGCTCCCGGTCGGTGGACCGCTCTGGGCGCCGCCGCGGGTTGCCCAGCGGCCGG is part of the bacterium genome and harbors:
- a CDS encoding acetate uptake transporter, whose amino-acid sequence is MAEEGKPVLAVADPAPLGLGGFALTTFVLSAHNAGWAPDIVWIGLALFYGGAAQFLAGMWEFKNKNTFGATAFSTYGAFWFSLATFILLQLFGKGVPDNQLLPALGWFLLSFAIFNTYMMLWSTRANVAVFLVFLTLEVTEILLFIGFFSGSVSFIRLGGYVGIITALVAWYTSAAGVVNSMSPTPVLPVGGPLWAPPRVAQRPGSPLGARG